One window of the Cryptomeria japonica chromosome 7, Sugi_1.0, whole genome shotgun sequence genome contains the following:
- the LOC131045725 gene encoding LOB domain-containing protein 1-like has translation MGKRKIVSCAACRLQRKKCSEECILAPHFPPDDPDKFIIVQRVYGTSNIVKLLQGLEAKQREDAVKSLVCEASARMNEPIRGSASVVDELQKQIAEMESQLEAKREDLMNMRSEYDKLLFLLRTGSTPDVQHVYGTVATEDTIYDQMDPLLLWEPIRNVEIYEDELTKMLP, from the exons ATGGGGAAGAGAAAGATTGTATCCTGCGCAGCCTGTAGACTGCAACGCAAAAAATGTTCAGAAGAATGTATTCTGGCTCCCCATTTTCCTCCAGATGATCCTGACAAGTTCATAATAGTGCAGCGAGTGTATGGAACTAGCAATATCGTTAAACTGCTTCAA GGTCTGGAGGCCAAGCAAAGGGAAGATGCAGTAAAGAGTTTGGTGTGTGAAGCAAGTGCGAGAATGAACGAACCCATCCGAGGAAGTGCCAGTGTGGTTGATGAACTGCAGAAGCAAATAGCCGAGATGGAATCTCAGTTGGAGGCCAAAAGAGAAGACCTCATGAATATGCGTTCAGAGTACGATAAGCTTCTATTCCTCCTCCGCACTGGATCCACTCCTGATGTTCAACATGTATATGGTACTGTTGCAACAGAAGATACCATTTATGACCAGATGGATCCTCTTCTGTTGTGGGAGCCAATAAGAAACGTAGAGATTTATGAGGATGAGTTGACTAAGATGCTTCCTTAA